The Paraflavitalea devenefica genome contains a region encoding:
- a CDS encoding serine hydrolase domain-containing protein, producing MKRSIAVLLLTVLYVLENYAQAPTDRAVEKSLDSLIKSQFKAQEPGIVVLAARKGKVIYRKAFGSANLELDVSLKPDMVFRIGSITKQFTAIGILQLAEQGKLQLSDSVQQYIKDFPSKGHTITIEHLLTHTSGIPDYMTIDHPDPYIERHDFTPAFIINHFKNAPLQFVPGTKYAYTNSGYTLLAYIIEKVSGQKYHDYMRKQVLEKAGLQHTEYANELTIIPGRVNGYTRDKGFYQNTYYQTLSIGYGAGDLLGTVDDLYAWNNALLAGKLVKKETLEKAFTPYRLQDGKITNYGYGWNIGIMYGAPCIKHEGQVSGFISMESYFPVQDVFVAVLTNVKSGEDATSFSDQRFRLFGQIPQIVLGNLMPKEAKVSDAVMDTYTGKYKTVLGQKTIMIKRNGHSLFLEDGMAFRMYALTDRRFYLIDMPAETFVVFSKDNEGKVTGLIVHRNGQYEWKKIE from the coding sequence ATGAAAAGAAGTATTGCTGTCCTGCTATTGACCGTTTTGTATGTATTGGAGAATTATGCACAGGCGCCCACTGATCGTGCCGTAGAAAAATCCCTTGATAGTTTGATTAAATCCCAGTTCAAAGCCCAGGAACCCGGTATCGTGGTATTGGCTGCCCGCAAAGGAAAAGTGATTTACCGCAAAGCATTCGGCAGCGCCAACCTGGAACTGGATGTTTCCCTGAAGCCAGATATGGTATTCAGAATAGGCTCCATTACCAAGCAGTTTACGGCCATCGGCATATTGCAACTGGCAGAGCAGGGTAAGTTACAATTGAGCGACAGTGTGCAGCAATACATCAAAGATTTCCCTTCCAAAGGACATACCATTACCATTGAGCATTTGCTCACCCATACCTCCGGTATTCCGGATTATATGACTATTGATCACCCCGATCCCTACATAGAGCGGCATGATTTTACGCCGGCGTTCATCATCAATCATTTCAAAAATGCGCCCCTGCAGTTTGTGCCGGGTACAAAATATGCCTATACCAATTCCGGCTATACCTTACTGGCTTATATCATTGAAAAAGTAAGCGGTCAAAAATACCATGATTACATGCGGAAGCAGGTGCTGGAAAAAGCAGGACTGCAGCATACAGAGTATGCAAATGAGCTCACCATTATTCCCGGCCGGGTAAATGGTTACACACGGGATAAAGGTTTTTACCAGAATACTTACTACCAAACCCTTTCCATTGGATACGGTGCTGGTGATCTGCTGGGTACCGTAGATGACCTCTACGCCTGGAACAATGCATTATTGGCCGGTAAGCTGGTTAAAAAAGAAACACTGGAAAAAGCCTTTACCCCTTACCGGTTGCAGGATGGCAAGATTACCAATTATGGCTATGGCTGGAACATTGGCATTATGTATGGCGCTCCCTGTATAAAGCACGAAGGACAGGTGAGTGGCTTCATTTCCATGGAAAGCTATTTCCCGGTGCAGGATGTCTTTGTAGCTGTGCTTACCAATGTTAAGTCCGGCGAAGATGCCACCAGCTTCAGCGATCAGCGCTTCAGGTTATTCGGCCAGATCCCTCAAATAGTATTGGGCAACCTGATGCCCAAAGAAGCTAAAGTAAGTGATGCCGTGATGGATACTTATACCGGAAAATACAAAACGGTATTGGGGCAAAAAACCATCATGATCAAAAGGAACGGTCATAGTTTATTCCTCGAAGATGGCATGGCCTTCAGAATGTACGCGTTGACCGATCGCAGGTTTTACCTCATAGACATGCCTGCAGAAACCTTTGTTGTGTTTTCCAAAGACAACGAAGGAAAAGTGACCGGTTTGATAGTACACCGGAATGGA